TAGACGCGATTATAAATCATTACTCTCCCATCCTCATCGGCTCGTTCCAGTCAATAGGTTCGCAATTTACCAAATAACACAAcccattttaaaaagttttccGTCGTTTTCAGATCGTGGCGAACAGCTGGGGCACCGACTGGGGTGAGAATGGCTACTTCCGCATCGCGCGCGGCTCCAACGAGTCCGGCATCGAGTCATTCGTGGTCTCCGCCTTCAGCGACGTCACGTCCGCGTTCCTGCGCCCGTCCGTCCGCCGCACCACATAACAGAGGGGCCAACTCATCAGGCCGCTGTGTGTCGTCAGTCGCCCCTTTCAAACGTCCAGGGGGATAATGTGGTTTAATTTTACTAGGTACATTGGTTAGGTTTTGATCTGTTGTACTGTTTTGGTTTAAATGCTGTCTAGCGAGTATATGGTAACTCTGGATTCAGCGTGATCTACTTGCTCGCAACAGTAGATTTGttcctgtatttttttctaagtaTTCATTCTCAATTTTTGATTTCAGTGCTACCTAgtccacagaataagtaatagtattatcatacagaacggccacgcactgccccgccccgattcgaattacctcgccccgcgacagcagattgacgagatTTTGGCGAACGTTCAGTtcggtttttaagcaacttacacaatgacgcatgacgcatgacgcgtgtacagaaatgccgttcacacatagaaacggaaatgattttttcccctcactagctcggaaagccgtcttttatcctttaaaacaagcggggaaaaacgcattttatccactagtggggaaagtaatttgaccttggatggagcgtgtttaagtagcttttgacagataacaaaacgtaaaacgctcataataatggttcgttcgatattaattatcattaaataaatggtttgagaatttaataaaaaataccaaatttagctttatttaatgattttaagtcataaaccttaaactccataagaaacatttgtttttttttaaatgacgttgaatgtaattctgaacgcataagttgagtcgatgcaatttcaaaacgcatcgtcagaaatgtcaacattgttaacaaaaattttctcaccgactccgacacgtaaaaatacacaacttccagagttttctgttataatatcgtattatcgtaaaaaaattagtgattcctgggatgaagatgatctaacgccagtggatgttgcactttcctcgctatagtgaggggaaaagttttgtgttacacactggtgcaattgtattttacttctcgtgtgttgaaacactcgctacgctcaggattctattttaaaacctatagaatcctttcccctgctcgtgtttcaattccacactcgcgggtaaaatacaacattgcacccttgtataacaaataactattgatgtatggcgtgtccgccctgtgctggTTCTTAcatgaaaaacaaaacttaaatttcagCGTTATGTGGGGGAAGTAGTCCTTTTTGCCACTGTATTGACTAATTGTGTGTGTGaccctcaggcacaaaggccacgcgctcacacaaaagaaataatggctttttcccctcactagctcggaaagccgtcttttatcctttaaaacaagcggggaaaaacgcatttcatccactagtggggaaagtaatttgaccttggatggagcgtgtttaaatagcttttgacagataacaaaacgtaaaacgctcataataatggttacttccatattaattatcattaaataaatggtttcagaatttaataaaaaaataccaaatttagctttatttattatgacttaatgattttaagtcataaaccttaaattccataagaaacatttgtttttttaaatgatgttgaatgttattctgaacgcacaagttgagtcgatgcaatttcaaaacgcatcatcagaaatgtcaacattgtcaacaaaaattatctcaccgactccgacacgacaacttccagagttttctgttataatatcgtattatcgttaaaaaaatgagtgattccagtgatgaagatgatctaacgcctgtggatgttgcactttcctcgctatagtgaggggaaaagttttgtattacacacgggtgcaaatgtattttacttctcgtgtgtttaaacactcgctacgctcaggattctatagttgaaccactcgctttgctcgtggttcaactatagaatccctttcgcttgctcgtgtttcaattccacactcgcgggtaaaatataactttgcacccttgtataacaaataactatttcagatCTAAACATTGTATGGTAAGGGTATTTTTGTACtggaatatataggtatgttgtACTTACGATCTCCAAGAGAAAGTTATTCTATTGCTAATTATGAATACTTAATCGATCGAAAACGAATTCGATGAACAGATCTTACAGAAGTATATTTAATGTGTACGTATAGTAGTGGATAAGGTATTAATACTTACTCGTATAATGCTAATAGATTATAATTAGGGACCGTTGTAGTACAGTGccaaaacaaagaaataaaaatgattgttGGTATTTGACCACAATCTCTGGTGTGatagtattttgttttattttagcatTTTATAAATGTCTAGTCTGTAATACTGTGAAAACAGTCTGTGTATAccaattcttaaaaataaaaaaatgctctAACATCTGTCTACATATAATTGAGTACTTTTCAGTGGATCCAGGAAGCTAATACATAGTTTTTctccgaataaataaatactcgcGGATTTGTGAGAGAAAACTAAATCGAAcccgctcacaaaatttcacgagaatcggttgagaattgcgacctgtagttAGTTAGAGAACattcggacatacgaaagcattttcgccgcccaagctgaaacggagaccttggctaacgctcggtcaattacgGGACAATCTAACACAAGTCGAGTCAATAAGGATTTTATACTTTCAAGGATCAAATGGAAAGTgccgtatatttttatatttaggatttttgcataaaaataGCGTAAGAATAAACCATACCTTGTTAACTTTATTGAAACAGTAAGAGTATTTCTTGCTATGTATTATATCAACTGccattttgatttttagtaggtacctagagtcggaccacgctaagttttcatgccaagtgctacgtcaagtagtTTAAAGAGTTTATAGGGATTACATTGTATGCGTTTTTATTGcaaagtttgtgcaaagttagcgtggtcggagtctattttaataattttagtttactaactatgtattaattaatgattaaatttatgaattatgtcgattaaaaatacaaaaatacatgatCTTAGAAAACTCTTGTTTTAATTAATGCTCAATTACGTTACAACATAATTACAATATCGTTACCCGCTTGTCACAATTAGGCTGCCTTGAACGGTAGCTGATAtcctttttcacctcagcagctcaaacaagcctactttcgtcactccctggagtgaggaaagtgcgactttcctcactccagggagtgaaacaatgtagctttttaatttagtgaaggccatgaacttcatactacggtacggtacggtacggtccggtccggtccggtctcgtcttagtgtgcaacacgagagcaaagttattttacatctcgtgtttttgagtcccgaggaagcgaaagattgtaccttagaatctttcgcttccgcgggactcaaaataaacactcgcaagaaaaaccaactttcctctcttgttgcacaaataactatttacaagcttttatttaacttgcaatgtacctatgtaagtatgtatgtaaaatgtttgtaagggtcaaatcttgcaagttaaatttgacccacttcccggtttccgatgaagctgataatttgtaagtcgtgtgacaatgcaatattatggtaccatcgagctgatctgatgatgaagacaggaggtggccataggaactctgtgataaaacaacgcaacctaattgtgtttggggtttttagaattgtttcgatgagtattacttgcctgtggaaaaaaagtacagtcagcgataaaagcttgtaccaaaaatgaaatttttgccaaaaacgtaTTATTTATAACAAGCAAAACAGCtcaaccgatcatgttcgctatagtttccATTCAAAGTATTCACGATTTCGACGAGATTTGCTATTGCAATTGTGGCGCTTATGGCAGAAGATGAGGGATAGGAACATACCCACGGAATTGACCAGCATATTCCAATATTGGTACGCAAATCAGCGCAATAGTGTACGGTGGACTAATGCACGTTCGGACTCGTACGGGTTAGAGTGTGGCGTAAGACAGGGTGGGTTGTCTTCGCCAAAGCTCTTCAACCTGTATGTGGACGGGCTTATATCGGAGTTCAGCAACACGCATGTGGGTTGTCACGTCGACGGTGTCTGTGTAAATAACATCAGCTACGCAGACGACATGGTGTTGTTGAGCCCATCGGTGAAGGCACTGAGAAGGCTCCTGAATATTTGCGAGTCCTATGCGAGCAGCCACGGATTACAATACAATGTAAACAAAAGTGAATATATGATCTTTAAGGCCGCCGGTAAAAGACCAGAAATGCCGCCACTTAATGTGCCGGATATTTTCCTCAACGGCACACCATTACAGAGGGTTTATAGATTTAAATATCTTGGGCATTATCTAACCGACGACCTTAAGGATCATTTAGATATCGAAAGAGAACGCAGGGCACTGGCGGTGAGGAGTAATATgttggcccgcaggtttgctcgttgcTCGGATCAAGTTAAGATCACGCTTTTTAAAGCGTTCTGTCAGAGCTTCTATACGAGCAGCCTGTGGTTCAACTGCACTCAGAAGGCGCTCAGTGCCCTGAgggttcaatataataacgGCTTTCGGGCGTTGTTGAAGCTGCCCCGCTTCTGCAGTGCTTCTaaaatgtttgcggaggcacgcACAGATGGGTTTCACGCCATAGTGCGTAAAAGAACTGCCTCGCTAGTTAGTAGGATGCGGAGCAGCTCTAACGGCATTctaaaaatgtttgtagaaaAGCCTAACTCTCCCATGCACAAACATCTTAACAATTTAATGGTCATGAGTAGCTGATTTTgtcaaatttaagtttatatttttaatgtaattattttaatttaatgtacttgttattaattttttacaaacattaacaatagattttaagtaattatgtactctaaccaatggatcatagaaatctgaataaaaaattatattattattattataacagcCGATCTATACGCGCTGGTGGCGAGCCTGTCCTTAATATTCTCGCAGCACTCTTTAACCAGCTCATACAAGATACTCGAACTCCAGACTCCTGGAAAACTGCCATCGTCACGGTCACGTCAAGGAGACATTTCAAAACTTGCTACCTATCGCCCTATAAGCCTCCTTTCACatacttacaaacttttttcCAAAGTCCTTTGCAACCGTCTCACTCGTAACCTCGACGAATGCCAGCCACCCGAGCAGGCCGGCTTTCGCAGCGGATTTTCTACAGTAGATCACCTTCACGCGGTAAAACCGTTTATGGAGAAATGTCACGAATACAACCGTCCCTTGTGCATGGCCTTCGTCGATTATGAGAAGGCCTTCGACAGTGTCGAGCATTGGGCCGTGTTTGACGCTCTTCATCGCTGTTCCATAGATGCGCGCTAGGTTGATCTGTTTCGGGAGCTGTACGGCTCGGCAACGATGCAAGTTCGTCTTCACAAGACAATTAACACGATTTCACCCAAGCTTTTTACGGCGGTACGCTTGCATGGGACAGAACCGGTATTAACATCTATGGTGTCTTCTTGTCGCACTTAAGATTCGCCGacgattttgttttgtttgccgAGTTTCTGGATGATCTCCAAAGCTTGATCCAAGGACTATACCATGCTTCTttaaagacagacagacggacagacagacggacagcggagttaataatagggtccgggagtgtttaccctttgggtacggaaccctaaaattacatacaaccgaattgataacctccaccttttgagatttggaagtcggttaataattaatttgccaaccaaatcaagctcattatgacattaattgcgaactgattttgaaatacttgctaaccttaagttgctgatcaaatacacattttggctgaccaaatatatatttttaaccgacttcaagatttcaaaaggaggaggttatcaattcggttgttttttttttatgtttgttactccataactccgtcatttctggaccgattttgaaaattctttttttgattgtaagtatatacatacagattggtcccgtttttgtcaaaacgcagttctgatgatggatgatgatgatgatcagaacggaactcttcaatgacgcatagttcacgtttagcgatttgtcctcttcgttatgtttgttaagcaagttaggttttcaagaaacatttttgtcaagctcgagttctgatgatgggatccatgaggaatcgagggaactcctcaaatgtgaaaggcatacatatagtgatttttgtatttttatcaacaaatcgagcatttccattttaaaaagtgacatttgatgaagtggaactgctgatgatgatcagaatggaactctttaatgacgcatagtttacgtttggcgatttgtcctcttctttatgtttgttaagcaacttaagtttttaaggcatatttttgtcaaggtcgagttctgatgataagacccatgaggaaccgagggaactcctcaaatgtgaaatgcatacacattgtgatttttgtattttcatcaacaaatccagcatttacatttaaaaaagtgacatttgattaagtggaactgctgatgacgatcagaatggaactcttcaatgacacatagttcacgtttggcgatttgttctcttccttatggacctagacccaaacttggacccggactcggacccggacccgggtctggacatggaccccaactcggatccggatcCAGAgggaactctgacccaaacttggacccggacagccggacacggacccggactcggatccggacccagacccggacccggaaatgctactagaaaagtgggttaggttagtttagaactgtgacccttacagaaacgaaatgctatcagaaaagtaggttaggttaggttagaactgcgacccttacaaaaacgaaatgctactagaaaagtgggtggttttacctccttttctacattattaggcaatattataataattaggcaattaggcaaaattagtcaaaagatggattaggataattacgcaaaatatgctgtctatttcatttcattgtctggaatctaagagtgcaccatcaacaataagtaaactttcagcggcatcccccattgaagtcggtttttttttcttaaaaattattgttcatcaaaataggaatattttgcagatcgattaaataacacccattttattttatatcaaggAAGTAGgattccaataaaaaaaaataaccaacTTTAAGGCATAGTCAACTTTATTAAAACAGTAACAGGATTTCTAGCAATGTATTAAATCAGTCTTCAAGTGCGATTTTGGTAATTTTAGTTtactaactatttattaatgatTACTTAAGCCGTTtgaaagctaaaaaaatattattgaaatattttggttttattCATGATGAAGTGCGTTACAACATAATTACAATTTCCAGATAAAATTGCGGTCAAAACTAGATGGCGCACCATGGCGCCGCAATATTCTTATAACATAACATCTGACCGTCTGCGTCTAGCATGAATAGGGGgcattactgcaatgttctgccaccagagtgcagcactagcccctttaaactatagagtaacttatacaaatacatactgtgcctttaacagtattttgacaagtttttagagataataaaatatgacatggatgcatcaaggcggtttgttaacagacgacctaccgggaaacgcgaatccgaaattttgctatctgcctctttatcgctcgaatatgcgagtgacagagatgttagataacgaaatttagattttcttgtaTCGCGATAgcccctcagattgtggtagtgggggcgccactaccacctTCGCGTAATATTGCGTTCTcacgcgcgagtccatacttgaagtcgagcaagatgtatggagtcgcgcgcgagatcgcaactcatgctagcaggtctgaTATACAGATAGAATCTTGTTTTGAAAATAGATTCATACAGTaacaatttcaaaatataatttaaccaTTAACTACAACGTATTGCATTAAACACATTCTTTAACTAGTAGAGTAACAAAAAACATTAAGAAgtaattctaaaaataatagtttttagggttccgtacccaaagggtaaaaacgggaccctattactaagactccgctgtccgtctgtccgtctgtctatctgtctgtcaccaggctgtatctcatgaaccgtgatagctagacagttgaaatcttcacagatgatgtatttctgttgccgccataacaacaaatactaataacagaataatataaatatttaaatggggctcccatacaacaaacgtgatttttttgctgttttttccgtaatggtacggaacccttcgtgcgcgagtccgactcgcacttggccggtttttttaacttatgtttctttaaatctaatttaaacACTACATGTATTGTGAACTGTGTAAGGTATGTAATAAAGATgattatattgtatttaattatttattgtgtttatctGATACTTTATTCTTCTgagggttaaaaaaatgtaaacaaaaaaactcGTGACTAAGAATATGACAAATGACAAACCAAACCAATGGAGTGCAACATTTTGTATTCATGGATGTAATCGGTAACACAGCAAAGTGTCATGATTGTTAGTTGttattgttttcatttttttagccACATGAATTAAACTATAGGTAGCAATAGGTACAGTACaattaacctaaaaataaattaactctAAACTTAAATCTATATTTACAAGACTTATCCTTGTAGATGGTTGTATTAGCTTGCCCTTATCCTATTTACTTATGTACTTCCAAGTATCTGTGGCATTGTTTTTACAATATAcaggcaaataaaataaaacctaataTGTACTAAATTGTGCAATATAAGCGATATGGTCAAAATTGTTACCGACGTTCAAATGGAAACCCTACATCCTTACGATCCTACATCGgagtacaaaataaataccataaatcACATAAATGTCTATATTCAATATTCATAACAAAGAGTATCATTGGtatgaccaaagaggatataataagatagagcggcactgtcatagtaaattttgtaaccccagtaaattcactgccatctatcgacacaccttaaaactaaaaatgaagatttataaaaatacgataaaatgtatttaaatgtggataaatgattttttttatttgcattaattatttttatgattttgacccatgttctttcactgatatgcgttaaaattgtgaaataacaaacaaaaccgtcaacgccatctatactacAGTAcctaggccaaagctagtagcgccctctgatcgagaatcaaattttcttgattttcgaggcacgttttttccttagactgtatccgtctattacggagttatatctatcttcggTATGACGTTACTACTTTTATTCCAACCGTTgtacaagtaaataaaaagtaaagtaaataaaaaagtctGTCCATCATCTTGTTTTGTTCTtccaattgtaaatattttttgaaaatgacGATGTACagttactacaaataaaatatattctattctattctattctattcattaaTAATGCATCGCCAATACTACACATTACATGGGACTTTGTATAaagttaaacagtttttttaccCCAAATTAAATATTGGTTTTAAACCTATTTCACTAACAAATGAAGTCGCAAAAGCAAATGTTCTACATTTAACACTAGGTGAAATTAATATACAGTTATGATACATATAAGGTGCTTCcaaataattaatactttatAAGAGTTATTTAATTCACTAATCCTAATCTCCGCCTCATCCCACTCACACACTCTTCCTAATACCTGTGTGggaaaatataagtacaagAGGCTTACTAGTTCCTATTGATCTCACAGATCCGAGATCGTAACCATCATAAGATGCATGCATGGCTTACGCCTATACTGCTGCACAGACGCTCTATGGACGGGATTTTTAGTATATGGAAATGAAtctaaattcagttttaaacGAGAACGAGGGGGCAGTGCAGAGAAATTAAATACGTTTTGTTCGAACAGGGCGGCTAATAAATACATAGGATTTCACACATAACATAAATCACAGTACGATTAtgataaaatatagtttcagTACTATATGTTGTATATACGTATACAACGAACGAAACTcaattgcaaataaaataagaagTACAAATGACGGACTTAATGCTTTAAGCTCCAACTCGATGGACTGATATCATTAGGGTGTCGGGACCTTATGATATACATGAAATATGCGGCATCGTGAGCGTAGGCTCACAAGTCACAACACAAGTGGAATAAATCTAATTTCAATGGGATGAAGTCGATAGAAGTGGGTACGATCGGCGTGTCCGTTTTGTGGCTCTCAGTTCACCACATCTATTGGTTTAGGGCTGCAATGGCTTCACTTGGCTGACTAAAGGTCGGTAACGGCGACATTCCTATCGCGGAGAAGCACCGGGGGCGTGACGAAGAGGTAGCAGTTCTAGAGAGAACAGCAGCACACCTTGTTTCTAACACGATTAACGTATTGAAAGTCTAGTTTAAGTATTTGGCCTAAAGGTCGGTAACGGCGACATTCCCATCGCGGAGAAGCACCGGGGGCGTGACGAAGAGGTAGCAGTTCTAGCGAGAACAGCAGCACGCCTTGTTTCTAACACGACGGCTTAACGTATTGAAAGTCTAGTTTAAGTATTTGGCCTAAAGGTCGGTAACGGCGACATTCCTATCGTGGAGAAGCACCGGGGGCGTGACGAAGAGGTAGCAGTTCTAGCGAGAACAGCAGCACGCCTTGTTTCTAACGCGACGGCTTAACGTATTAAAAGTCTTGTTTAAGTATTTGGCCTAAAGGTCGGTAACGGCGACATTCCATAGCCGTTGGTGTTACCGACTCACAGCAGTGGATCATGCGTGGTGCCCACATGGTGGGTTGTTTCTCTTGCAAAATCCGTGAATGTGTGCTGTAAATATGCGAACGAACGGTCGGAGATGTTGGCATCACTGAAGAGG
This DNA window, taken from Cydia strobilella chromosome 21, ilCydStro3.1, whole genome shotgun sequence, encodes the following:
- the LOC134751225 gene encoding uncharacterized protein LOC134751225, which encodes MRDRNIPTELTSIFQYWYANQRNSVRWTNARSDSYGLECGVRQGGLSSPKLFNLYVDGLISEFSNTHVGCHVDGVCVNNISYADDMVLLSPSVKALRRLLNICESYASSHGLQYNVNKSEYMIFKAAGKRPEMPPLNVPDIFLNGTPLQRVYRFKYLGHYLTDDLKDHLDIERERRALAVRSNMLARRFARCSDQVKITLFKAFCQSFYTSSLWFNCTQKALSALRVQYNNGFRALLKLPRFCSASKMFAEARTDGFHAIVRKRTASLVSRMRSSSNGILKMFVEKPNSPMHKHLNNLMVMSS